Within the Silurus meridionalis isolate SWU-2019-XX chromosome 2, ASM1480568v1, whole genome shotgun sequence genome, the region GATTGAGCTATAAAGGAAGCAAGCTGAGTATTTGGATGCACCATAAGGAAAGTCAGACTGAagttagatggatggattgctTGTCTACGTTTAAGGTGTACACCACCACCTAGTGTACATGTATCCACATTACACTAACCTTTGATGGAATTCCCAAAAAGTCTAATGATACGAATAGAAAACTGAGTTAAGggtgtgtttaaaataaaataaatatttttgcatgaatcaaattaaataaattgaaacggaaaaaaaaatgataatgtactgtattttttattttaagattttcCTTTTATGGActtaggatttatttatttatttatttatttatttatttatttatttatttatttatttatttattcagtttttcAACTCCTTACAGTTTATGAGATTTTAGACAGTTCCTGTTATTTTAGACAgtgacttgtctttcaaaaatcacatcaatcaagttacaaaaacagccttctttcaccttagaaatatttctaagctaagaaatatgttgtccatatccgatgcagagaagctcgtccatgcgttcatgacctccagaatagactactgtaatgcgttactaggtggatgtcctgcatcattaataaacaagcttcagttagtccagaatgcagcagccagagttcttacaaggtcaaaaaatatgatcacataaccccgatcttatcgtccctacattggcttcctgtgaagtttcgaatagactacaaactattacttctcacttataaagcactaaatggtttggctcccatgtatctatccagtcttttaacacgctacaatccgccacgcccctgagatctcaaaactctgggcttctagtagttcctagaatagcaaagtccactaaaggtggtagagcattttcacatttagctcctaaactctggaatagtcttcctgacggtgttcggggctcagacacactctcccagtttaagtgtagattaaaacatatctttttagcaaagcctacacataacacacatcacatcataaccttgtgctccagaacatctgatcacatgcacattatcaacttgtgctgttaatatcatgaacagcagctacgctaattcctctccactgcttctctttctctccccatcccgagacaccctgaggtttggccagctccagtcacctcccacctcgtgatgattacggacctttgaagaagtagatgccgaactcacaaacatcccgaaccatctagagacgtaccagtgccatttggatcccgctacatgtgtgtagttttgacattggacctcctggagtgtttaaaggctctggcatagagaagctgatgctggatctgtggtgatcacaaatgctgagctcataaaactcggagctactaaccatatagactgcataagactgcagaaagaacatcacttataatcttatactctagtaatcatgttagttctcactgtccagtgttctgtattgttgaaagatttatgatcaaactcttgatgtcacccagatgaggatgggttcggcttgctcatcagggacaaattcacactattcaccatcactgttgatttgtgtaaagctgctttgagacaatgtctgttgtgaaaagcgctatacaaataaacttgacttgacttgacttgacatgagaTAAGAAAACGACGATGTTTCCAAAACCATTCAAGCATTACAGaggttttcatattttttttgtattgcgcTCTTTTCAGTGTACAATGTCTAAAAGCAGCAATACAcagatattttttatcttttataagGCAAAAAAAGTATGTGTAAGTTtattgtctctttgtctgtttcttataattgtttatccctgatgagcaagccggtgttGACACTGGAAAGGAAAAGCTTTCTgagatgaggaagaaaccttaagaggcaAGAAGCAAAAttgaacccatcttcatctgggtgacaccaaatgtccattcattgcagATCCCCtttaggaactcaagctgcgtcaacaatcacatgtgtaatcagtccaatggaaagcacaGCATCACCGGcgtggtgatgtcacaaccaagaagctataaaaaacacatggagtgaagccggctctagcttctgtttgttcaggaagcgctctatgtgtgtgtctatatggtAGGTGGTAAATGTcctaaaaaatataagaaaaaattaaagcaaCAGTAAGAGAAAACACTCTATCCAGctgtgtgtaaaaacatgtgtgTTGCTTGCTTGGGGTTCTCGAGGGAGCCGACTGCGCAAATTGCGCTCCCATGTCTATGTGAATAGCACAATCCCAGTGGGCATTCTTCGAGGAGGGGTATGTTCTGTGAACCCGTCTGTTACGAGGAGCTATCGAAGGTGGTAACTCGGGCTATAGCCAAACTAGATATAAACTGGCCGGCCGAACAGCAGAAAGCTTTTGCGTCCAGCAAGCTTGATGAGCGCTTTCTGCAAACCGCATCACAACCTCAACGCCGGGGGTTGCCTTTCTTTCTggacctgcacactgaggtgtccaggtcctgggctaAGCTGTTTTTGGCCCACCTCTTCAGTCCCAGAGTATCCCTATACTCTATTATCATTGGACTCAAAGAGTGTGGTTACAGGCTGGTGCCCTGGGTTTAAAAGAGCCTGGCTAGCTATAGCTCCCCAAGTGTCATCGTCCCTCAAATTCCTGGTGCTGCTCACCAAGCCCCTTCGGAATTCGTCGGTGCTGGTGTGCAAGGCTTTTGCCTCATAAAGTTAAGCCGCAGGATGCCAGCAAACCATGGCAGTGTTGCAGGcctatcaggctgacctgctgcgagAGCTGAACATGGTGGGCATCTCAGCCAGCAAGGAGGTCCAGGAGCTTCACCGTGTGGCAGACCTGGCTCTGTGGGCCAGTAAAGAGGCCCCTGAGGCCGTTGGCCTCTCTGTGGTCGCTCTTGTATTTGCTGAAAGGCACCTTGGATCTTTCCAACAGGGATAGGGCCGTTCTGCTGGACGTCAATCTAGTGCCAGCTGGCCTATTCGGCGACTCAATAAATACGGTCATCGACAGGTTTCAGGAGGCCAAGAAACAGTTGGCGGCATTCCAGCAATTCCTCCAACGTTGCTCTGGTGGGGCTGCTTGGTGGGCACAGCCCCAAAATCAACCCAGCAACTCCTTACACTAGGATGTTCAGAAACAGAGCGTCCCTACTCGCATTTCCCCTACTAGGGACCCTGTGTAATTCTCTGGGCCAAAGTACAAAGAAAGGATGGATCTGAGGACCATCATTTTCAATAATAGGGCTTCAGCCAAGAAATCCTGACACAGGATATTCTGGAGATTTTGCTGGAAAGGGGTGCTGTGCATTTCATTATATGGTGCCCGCACTGCCCTGGTGCCCTCAGGAAACTGGTCTGTTAACCCTGAAGAGctcagtgcttcagggcacaaCCTTCTCCAGCGAGTGCCCTCCTCGGTTTCTGCCTGGTACTGTAGCGAACCGTCTCTAGATTATGTATGTAACTCTGGTTCCCTGAGGGGACGAGGTGCTGCATCAACAAGACgtcacactgtcccctctggttctccatTACattggtcctgagccattgtagtaaactgatgatattaattacagtccaaatcaatCCTTATAGTTCTTGATTTGCTCAACAGCTTCATGAGTCTTTAGGCTCTAAAAGTAGATCTccaaataaagagaataaaggaTGATAAAGATTATCAGGACATAATCTTATCAATGTTAACAAAAATTACaccctaattttttttttctgaagtgccTTTAATCAAAATGGGAGGAGGGCTTAATCCCTGTTCCACAGAAATGGAAAAGAACCCAAAGTctgtacatacattttgaaaacccATGGATTAATGCAGCTTTAGCCTTTTTACAGCTTTTGCACCATTGGGCAAATGTGTTataatactgtttttttatggGATAGAATAGGCTCTTTATCCACTGTGATCCtgacaaaaataaagcaattaCTCTAGATCAGGGATGCCCAACCTCATTGACAAAGTTTCTATATCTAGTCTGTTCAGCCAcattaactttttttgtatGAACAGCTATGGAAGTAGATCTTTTTGCTTGTAATCCTACagctttaaaaatttttatatttcatatagttTTAGACActagacaggttttttttttaccacatttttgaagaagtttttttttttttttggtgtttattaTTGGACCAACATTCATACATTAGAAGAGTCAGTGCTTCTTGTGCACAATAATCAGCCAGTGACTCATCAGATACTGCTGGGCTACGTCAGAGATTGGGAAATGCTGCAGTGAAATAGGAAACAGATGAGAATGATTAAACATGTGCTGGGATCAATAAAATtcacagaaaaatataaaagtgaTAGTAAAACATAAGCAGAtgagtaataaaaaatgttgaccGTTTGAGGAATAATTAAAGGTAATATAATTTTTGTTGAATTCACTTCATAATCAGGTTTTATATTCCATCCAGTCTCCAGACAAAGAAAGGCAGTAGAATAGACCATGCTCAAGAGCTCAGTTACTTTGAAAGTGACAATGTCAAAGAATTCAACAAGTCAGTTCTTGAAATGTATACCCTGCCAGATTTGTTCCAGAGAAGTGATATTATTGGAAATGGAATTGCCTAGAGGCAATAACAGCTTACCCATGAAGCAACAAAGGCtaaagtgtgttaaagtgtgtattGTTTGGCAATTACATACTTTCAACTTCCAACTTTTTGAGGCAAGTACTTTCATGTAATGATTGTGCCTGTTCACAAAGGGAAGTTTCATAAGGACATGGTTTGATTAGCCTGTTTAACTGCACTGAGCagcttttggatgaattggaacactccaaaatcttgtacAAAGCTGTCCCAGATGGCTTAGTGTTGGAATTGAATGTCCAACAATCTCTTACAGGATGTGGTGGTCAGGTCTCCACTTAGAGTTGGTTTAAACattcactgttcactttataaGGAACATCTGCACACCTGCATATTCATACAGTTACCTAATCAGCCAGTCAATGCAGTGCATATAATTATGCATATAAAGATTAATAGCATCACTTAATGTTTGCATGCTACATCAGAATAAGGAAAAACCTCTGTGACTGCAATCGTGGTCTGGAGGTTGTTAACAGAtgggctgttttttttatgttacaaaCTGCTAATCTCGTGGGAATTTCATGCCCAACAATCTGTAGAGTTCACACAGATGGTGTGAagacaaagaacaaaaaaaataagtgaTCAATAATTCTGTGGATCTTTAAGCTTGCAGACCCTCCACACACTAGCTGTGGTTTTGCTTTTCACACCAATGTATGTAAATCTTAGAGACTGCTCTGTGTCACCCCCTTTCTGATGTTTTTGTGAATATTACTGGAAGGCATTAAGCTGTATCATTCTATgtattttgctgtttccacataAATTGCTCTGTGGGAGAGCGAgtgggagggaggaaaaaaggacAACCACAACAGGTCGGTTTATTTGCGTCACCGCcgctttttatttaatatattggtATGTCACAATGGTGTCTGGGCGCTCCGTGTTCACACGGCACTACTGGCGctcacgcacgcgcacacacacgcacacacgcctCCGCTCCCTCGGCTTTTATGCGCCTCCGGATCACTGAAACGAAAGCACAGACATCAGGTTTTATTAGTTGCAGGTGAGGCAAATCCACGCTTACCTGCGTCCTGCCTCGCcccccattcacaaaccgacgctcggccacgcccccgctgccacaggcTCATAAGATGCATAATATACACAGAACAGACGTTTTGGACAACTGACTACAAGATTTTATGTGCTTTATCAACCCTTATATATTAACTTGCATTCTGAAGATgataagatgttccactggattttggagtgtggttgtacACATTTTTGCTTATCCATCCATAGGAGCAttagtaaagtactgatgtagggtgaggagacccCAATTTATCTGAAAGGTGTTTAATATGGTttgggtcagagctctatagagtggttccctggtggtctagtggttaggaagCGGCGCTCTTActgctgcagcccgggttccctgaccagggatcgaactgGCCGCAGCAGTGCAttacactcttagtgccggtcccaagcccggataaatggggagggttgcattaggaagggcatccagcgtaaaagcatgtgccaaatcaaacatgtggaggatccgctgtggagacccctaatgggagaagccgaaagaaagtttgggtcagagctctatagaaaaCCACTGAAAATGTTCCACTCTATGTAAAAAATAGCTTCATgtagctcactttgtgcacaagggaattgtcatactggaacaggtttgggctcctagttcaagtggagggaAAAATGATTGCTATACGAATCCTAtataaagacattctatacaattgtgtccccCCAGCATTGTAGTAACAGTCTTGGGAAAAAGCATATATAGCTGAAACGTTAGGCATTCCAATGATTTAGTCCATAGAGTGTACAGTAACAGCATGAATATGCATATGTACAGGTGTTTCTAAAAAAATGGAAGGTAAGTACAGTGTACATAGCAGTGTGTTAATAGGGTGCTGGTTTTGCTATTTTACAATATCACCTCAAATTATACATTTTGCATTGAACTAACAACGAAAGCAGAATATTAGAAAAtgagcacataaaaaaaagattaccaGGTCaactttttaaaagatttttttggagGGTGGGACGTGGGCGGGGTAAAGGTCTACCGATGCTCAGCCCCTCCATCTCCCCCGAATCTCTACGTGGAAATTTATCTTGCACCGAAACAGAGCATCGCTTGTAAGCCCCGCCACGAGGAGCTCCCTATCACGTGACTGCGCTGCAAGCCATCTCAGCACCGAGACTCTACTTTACTAACAGCTTTGACGCCAACGTGTTTtagtaaaaagagaaaaacatatATTTCATTCAAATTCCTTTCCCTACGAGGATGTGAGAAGTTTTGGATTACACACCAGAGTGGATGCATTACATCTTAGTTTTTAATCAGACTTCTGAGAGCACATGGAGTTTGGAGGCTGCGGAGAGCGCGCGTGCGGCAGCGCAATGAGCCATGAAACGTCTCGCAGCGTTTGGAGACTCTGAACGGGAAAGAGGTATGAGTGCACAGAAATCTGTCAGACCTCATGCTCGCGGTAGCTTAGATGTCCTAATCAATGGAAGCCCTTTTGTGAAACTGCTGTTAACGAAATAGCTAACAGACATAACACTGCACTTCTTCCTTATATTATATCACAAGTGTAGTTAGTTAACCAACATATCCATAGGAAATCTCTTCTTAGAAGCCAGTGACAAACTTATGCTGTGCTCAGATTGCAGGGTAACAGAATTCATATAATGTTTGACATGCACCAAAAAAACAGTGTGCCTATTGTATCTCTGAATATCCGCATATAGAGCCACAATAATGAATACTGCAATCtgaccacacatgctggacccTCCAAAATGTCTATAGCCAATATATATACTCACTCCACTTACTCCGTTTTTAGTTACTATAAATATGTTTCTGTGATTTATAtaagtttttaatttatttattttagccttTATGTGTGGTAGGTTATGGTATAAATGTATACTGTGTGGTCTATGGGCTCCAAAGGTCTAAGTCTACACTGAAAGTctaagattataatttttttttatagaactgGTAATAAACAAAGTTTTTGAATTTTGAAACCAAGGAACTATTCATTATTCAAGATTCTGCACAATTTTTAGGTTACATGTGGGCATGTATTTATGATATAGACCATGATAATGTTAGAATTTCCATGAGTCTAATTTCATTCACTCAAGAACAAGCTCAGCTGATATGATGATATGGAGTCCGTGTCAGTTTGAGTGGCAAAAAGAGGACATATTAAATAGTAAGAAATTTtaaaatttgtgtaaaaatgttttttttaagccaggTTATTGTTGACAATATAATGAGATATGAAAAAAactttacattaaataaaatatttttttaagcagaatCATTTTTATGAATGGacttttaaaaattaatgtGGATAAAAGAGTTGCAGGTTAACAGTGGTGAAAATGTTTGTGCATAATTCAATAAGCATTGAATTTGTGTATACATATGAATTACATCAATTCAGAAGGACTTATACATTCACTTTGTTTAGTGACCAGATAATAATTCTTGAAGTGCATCCTTTAAAGTATATAATTGTAAAACTACCATTAGGTGCAGGGGGTAGGTTGTGTGGGGTTCCTCCAGGTCCCCAGGTTCCTGAAACATACATGTGTATTTTCTAATTTGCCCCTGGGTGTGggatgtgtaaaatgtgtgtgtgtgtctgcatgttgCCCTGCATCCTATGTGTTCCTTATAGATTCAGTGGTTCCTGGATAGGTTCTGGATCCACTAACAACTTATCCAGTATAAAATACTTaatgaaatgaataatgaatgaatgaatgaatgaatgaatgaatgaatatcatAAATCACTATTCATAGTATGTTTTGTAGTTCACATCTTCTTGGTTTACATGTATCTGTGAAGTACCAGCTAAGTAAAATAGCAAAATGACTGCTGTATATGGCCTAAAGCGCTGATGATGTTTGAAAAACATCAATCTGCCTCTATGTTCTTGTGTAGGCTTTCTGCCATCTCTCCTTACCTCCTCTGCCACAGTGTTCCCCTGGTACAGCTGCACCTTGTGGGCCCAAGCAGCATCAGTGAGCCTGTCACTGCTGATTGTGGATTTATATTGCACGAGAAATCCCACTAAACAGTGCCTGTCTTGCAGGATGTGCCATCACGCACTGCTGAACCACAAAGCACTCTGTAAtgaaacaagacaaaaacacgGGGCTGAAACATGCTCCTTAAACTCACAGAGCTTACACTTCTGCTATACTGATTTTCGCTTCTGCACTGTGTGGCATGTTTCTTGACATATAATAGCAATGACACATATAAAGCAATAACAAACAAATCGAGCTTGAAAAAAGTCCCATTGACCTTTTGACTACCACAGAACATGTGGTAAAATGAGAATTAGCAAACACCTAAGAACTAGAAGttatatttgaaatgttttgctttctgAGAAATCTGAATTTTATTAggagttttattttaacaaggttttaataaagtgcatttgcataaataacTGAATGATCATGTTAGGTAGTTTTCCTTTTGTATATCATGCCACTTTTAGTCTATAGGAGAagcagtaaatgtaatttgtatgGGAATAATGAACATAGTTATGTCCATTTCTGCTTCAGCAGATCATCAGATTTGTCAAACGCTCCACTGGGTTTTGAATATGTAAAGATCTCAGCTAAGACGCCACCCCTGACAGTTTGATTGCTAAAACATAATAAGTTTGCGTAACTGGTTTATATTTACTTACACTGCAGACTATCATTCACTGTCAACctaaaaactttatatttttttaattatgtgctTTGTGCAGATAATTTACTGATTTACCAGGTGCACCCAAATAGAGGAAAGACTCTGcttacattatatacagttgGTTTGACTAAAAACACTTTACATTTGAcagtgtactacacacacttcaGAGTGTTGCCAGTAGATGTTAAAAGACAAAGGCACTAGTCTTAAATTCCCATGTTTGTGcaaaatatgaattattaatgaaaataCATTGAGTCCTAGTAAAAAATCTCTGTTTAGAAAGAGCATTTTTTTGGAGAAATTGCTGTGGTAAAAGAGAAGTAATTATGCATATTGGAAAGTAGTAAACTGTATTGTGTCAGGCTGCATACCACCACTCCTTTCATGATTATGTACCTGTATAATCATATCTGAAAATTGATCTTTCCTTACTTATTATATTTTGCTTAGTTATAAAAGGACTTAATAATGCTGAGTGCTAACTCtataaacatgttaaataatATGCATTGTActatcattttaataatacaattaggTAGTAATTAGTCAACTTAATGTTAGCAATGTggctacaataaataaaaaaaattgtttatgatttttttgaAGTATTACCAATAAAACGAACAATACCAATgccatccattttcagaaatcatCAAAATCTCAGTATCTAAGAgtaaacttgagtaaaaagtaaatattaatacaGCTATGGGATATGACCACCAGAAGATATTTCTTAAATATTAAGCCTTTTGTTGTAACCAGATTAATGTACAAAATTGCGaccatataaataaacacattctcCTACACTGTCGGTAGTGTCAGGACTGTATGAGTGTCACTGCATGTGCTCCTTCGAAATTTACTCAGGGCTCATGTTCTCTGGGCCTGttctttattaacacagttAATAGGGTGGTACCACAGTTATACTGTCTTCACCTGAATATACTCAGGCCTTTGAACAAGGCATTGTGTCCTGCTGAAGGCATTTCAACTCCTTACTGCTATTAGTGGAAAGGTGATGACAGTAGTTGCTATTTATTGGACCTTGGGGAACAAAGCTCAGGTTGTCTTACTGTGCTGGCTCTCTTAGCTGTGCTAAACATTCATGAATCTCTTATTGTTAGCAGTCTAATTTATAACACACAAGCTGATTTGGTGTAATTTGCATAACTGGCACTCTGAACCAATCTGTACAGTGCAatgcaatatacagtatatagaatgTAAAGAAGAATATTTTGTGGCTTACTGCAGGTCAACTGTATGTCATGTCCTGACATGAGATGAACCTGAATAGCTACACATACAGGCTGTGGAGGGATTTCCATACAGAAACCAGTTCAAGAATGAGGAGTAAATATGTTATTTTCATCATCTGCATTGTGGCCCTGGTCATCATTGAAAAGGAAAACAATATTATCTCAAGGTAAGCCTTTTGATCTCAGCTTACTATTTGGTTATTTATCAAATATTACTCAGGTAGCCTGATGAGTTATTCAGTGACTACATTAAAGCTAAATAAGAAAATTATTCAGAGTGCAAGAACCTCCTGAAAGGTCATGGGaatttaaatagttaaaatgattttattcaaatataggCTACATAAAGAACTCCAAAATTTATGAATAAGATATTTTGTCTTTTCCAGGGTCTCTGACAAGCTCactcacagacagacacaacaaACCCCAGAGCCTTTTTCATTCTTGAATGGCTCCAGTTTGTATGATGGCGAGATGAGTATAAATTCCACACAGCTTTTAGATCCAGACCAGGCTGGCCAAAAGCACATTCTTTTATTGGCCACCACTCGCACTGGATCCTCCTTTGTAGGTGAGTTTTTTAACCAGCTAGGTACCAACATGTTCTACCTATTTGAGCCGCTGTGGCATGTAGAGAGGACACTTTCACAGGACACAGGGATCCCCAATTCCAACATCTCATCCGTTGCATACCGGGATGTGCTGCTAAGCCTATTCTTGTGCAACTTCTCGCTGCTGGAGAGCTTCATCAGCCCACCTCCTCTAGAGCATGTCACTCCAGCTCTGTTCCGCAGAGAGTCCAGCATGGCTCTGTGTGAGGAGCAGGTGTGTTCGCCAGTGCAGAGGAATGTTTTTGAGAGATATCGCTGCAGAATGCGCCGCTGTGGCCCTCTCAACTTCACCTTGGCCTCAGAGTCCTGTCTGAGGAAGAAGCACAGGGCCATCAAGACAGTTAGGGTTCGGCAGCTGGATTCACTCCGTTTACTAATTGAAGATCCTAGGCTGGATATTAAGGTCATACAGCTGGTGAGAGACCCCCGTGCTGTCCTGGCCTCAAGAATGGTAGCCTTCTCTAGCAAATACCAGACTTGGAAAAGTTGGGCAGCAAATGGAGAGATACCCTTTGATGATGAAGAAGTGAAAAAACTCCAGGGAAATTGCAATCAAATCCGTGAGTCTGCAGAGCTGGGCTTAAGCCAACCGGATTGGCTGGAAAAACGATATATGCTTGTGCGATATGAGGACATAGCAAGATATCCTATGCAGAAAGCGGCTGAGATGTACAGGTTTACCGGGGTCCCATTTACATCGCAGGCAAGGGAATGGATCATTAAGAACACGCATGCTTCAGAGGTTGCCAGTGGAGTGTACTCTACACAGAAGAACTCTTCAGAGCAGGTAGAAAAGTGGCGTTTCAGTATACCCTTCAAATTAGCCCAAGTTGTGCAAGAGGTTTGTGGGCCGACTATGGAACTATTTGGATATCGATTTGCTGACAGCGAGGAGACACTAGTTAATAAGTCTATTAGTTTGCTTGAAGaaaaacagtttaatgtttcatATGTTACAGATTTTAACTCATAGATTTAGCagcatttgcatttgcattcactGCTCTTCAACAGCGCAGTGAATGTATTTTAAATCCATATATACCACACTGGAGTACAGATGTTGTATGCCTTTAGCACTCTCCTCATGGTTTAACTTTAATCAAAGTGCTTTCAGTTTGGTCCACTAATTAAGGTATTGAATGATTTCTTAATTATATTTGCTGCTTGtgtttgaaaatggattttatttgtataagtAAATTAGGTGGTTGTTTTCAGTCCTGGAGACTCTTTTAGCCAAAACATCTTTCCCCAAGTTGTTTTAGCgtctttaatattttcttttaaaatgttgtgaTGATGGACTGTGAAACTGTGTTcttaaacaacataaatgtgCGTTTACTGTTTGTGTTCTGAACACAAAATGGAGTCAAAGCCAGAGAATGAGACTTTTGCACAAAACTAATGGAACTAATGGATACTAGATAATATTTCAAAGCAGCAACTGTTAAACACATAATAAATTTTAACAGGTCTTCCCTCAAGGCaatttggtttcttttttttctagtttctGCTTGCAACACAGAGACAGATACATTTCTGCTGACACCTGGGTAATGTGTGATTTATAGGATGATTGAGTATACATACAATGGGGATAATGGGGTAATATTAGAAGGCAAGGATCCTGATATTTTGCCAAAGCAGTACTgggttttttatataaatataatgcaagCACTTAGaataattttataacatttgtaACATTTCATATAAACCAAAATTCAACATCTGACTGATGTCATGACGTCTTACAAATTAGCAGTACATGTATTTCTGACTgttgtttacaaataaaataaatgtgaatgagaTACAAACTGTCTTTAAATCTGAAACAGTGGAGACAAATCAGCAGAtattttgagtgtgtttgtaaaatcattaagttttattagcaaattcatacaaaaaaagaatttaaatatcTTGACTCTGCTCCTTAACT harbors:
- the chst3a gene encoding carbohydrate sulfotransferase 3a isoform X1 encodes the protein MNLNSYTYRLWRDFHTETSSRMRSKYVIFIICIVALVIIEKENNIISRVSDKLTHRQTQQTPEPFSFLNGSSLYDGEMSINSTQLLDPDQAGQKHILLLATTRTGSSFVGEFFNQLGTNMFYLFEPLWHVERTLSQDTGIPNSNISSVAYRDVLLSLFLCNFSLLESFISPPPLEHVTPALFRRESSMALCEEQVCSPVQRNVFERYRCRMRRCGPLNFTLASESCLRKKHRAIKTVRVRQLDSLRLLIEDPRLDIKVIQLVRDPRAVLASRMVAFSSKYQTWKSWAANGEIPFDDEEVKKLQGNCNQIRESAELGLSQPDWLEKRYMLVRYEDIARYPMQKAAEMYRFTGVPFTSQAREWIIKNTHASEVASGVYSTQKNSSEQVEKWRFSIPFKLAQVVQEVCGPTMELFGYRFADSEETLVNKSISLLEEKQFNVSYVTDFNS
- the chst3a gene encoding carbohydrate sulfotransferase 3a isoform X2 translates to MNLNSYTYRLWRDFHTETSSRMRSKYVIFIICIVALVIIEKENNIISRVSDKLTHRQTQQTPEPFSFLNGSSLYDGEMSINSTQLLDPDQAGQKHILLLATTRTGSSFVGEFFNQLGTNMFYLFEPLWHVERTLSQDTGIPNSNISSVAYRDVLLSLFLCNFSLLESFISPPPLEHVTPALFRRESSMALCEEQVCSPVQRNVFERYRCRMRRCGPLNFTLASESCLRKKHRAIKTVRVRQLDSLRLLIEDPRLDIKVIQLVRDPRAVLASRMVAFSSKYQTWKSWAANGEIPFDDEEVKKLQGNCNQIRESAELGLSQPDWLEKRYMLVRYEDIARYPMQKAAEMYRFTGVPFTSQAREWIIKNTHASEVASGVYSTQKNSSEQDMLRLF